Sequence from the Cervus canadensis isolate Bull #8, Minnesota chromosome 16, ASM1932006v1, whole genome shotgun sequence genome:
aaaaaaattctgtgtatAATACTCAGAGTCCAGCATCAGGGAGGTTACCCTACCACTTTGCACACAGGTGGTGGCATGGGGCCAGAGCAAACCTGAAGTTGCCTCTGAAATTAGCCACTTCATCCTTTCCAGTAATGCCTGATGGTGCCTTTGGTTGGTTTggtgttgtattttttaaaagcttgttgATAATGGTCAAGAGCTGGGCTTTCACTGTGAGCAATTTTGGAGACCATTAGATGCTTCTGAGCAGAAAGAGGATATGACTTGACTTAGATTTTGAATGGAGTTCTCAGGTTACTGTGTGAATGCACATAGAGGTCGAGGAGGCCGCTACTGAGAAGGCAGTTGCAGTCCCACGGTAAGGGGTGATGATGGCTCTGGCCCCAGGGAAGCTGCCTGAGAGCGTAAGCAGCGATTCCATGATGCATGTGTTGGAGGCAGAAATGATAGCTTCTGCTGGTGGCTGGGAGGTAGAGCGTGAGGAAAAGAGAGTCAGAGAGAACTTCAAATTCTTTGGCCTGAGTGACTGCAAAGGTGGCATTGACTTTTTCTGAGATGGGGAAAGTATGGGTGGagcaggatgggaggggagcagggGTTTGAGAATGCAGTTCAGGTGAGTATTAGACATCCAAGTGGAGGCAGCATAAGCTTTGATATCTGAGATTGGAACTCAGTAGTGGCAGGGAGGTGGTGATCAAAGGCAGAATTACTGAAAGTGATGGCTTCATGATCAACCCCTGCCAATACAAAATTAACAGGGAAAGTACATGGGGAGGGGAACGGACCTCACACGTGGGGCCAAGACGGAGCTTCCGAGAATATCAGAAGACGGAGACACCAAGGCTCAAAGATTGCAGGTTGGTGACGGAGCTGAGACTGAGCTGGTTCTTGGGGTCCCTGGTCACCCCCTACCTTTTGTAACATACCAGGCTTCCTACCAGCTCCAGGTTTGGAAGGCTGCGTGTGTGGACAGAAAGCAGGAAAGCTGAGGCTAGAGCCTTCTGTTCTGTGTTTCTCCAGGTCACCATCCTCGTCAGCCTGGCCCTAGCTTTCCTCGCCTGCATCGTGTTCCTGGTGGTTTACAAAGCCTTCACTTATGACCACAGCTGCCCAGAGGGGTTTGTCTACAAGGTAAGGGGCTTCTGGCAGGGGAGTGGCTCCCGATGACCGTCCAGTTCAGTTCAAGGGTCAACATCTTTTCACTGGCATTGAAATTCTGGGTATGGTAACCTCCCTGCAAATTGTTTAAAACGTAGTATGTgtctgaagaaaatggaaacactcaTTTGAAGAtaacatgcactccaatgttgatagcagcactgtttacagtagccaagacatagaagcaacctatgtgtccatcaatgctgaatgaataaagatgtcaCGTGTGTgtgatgtatatacacacacctgtTTTATATCTgttatacacacaatggaatactactcaaccataaattagaaagaaaatttgcCACTTATAGCAGCATGGGTGGACTTgaagggcattatactaagtgaaataaatcagacagagaaatacaaatactgtatgatatcacttatatgtgggatctaaaaaatacaacagccTAGTAAATGTGAcgtaaaagaaacagactcacagacgtagagaacacaCTTCAGTTACCAGTGTGTAGAGGGAAGTGGAGAAAGGCAAGATAGaggtagaggattaagaggtatgaactcctgtgtataaaataataagCTATAATGATAGCTTGTACAGCATGGGGAGTAgagaatattttataacaactatgaatggagtataacctttaaaaactgtgactcctgttgttatacacctgaaacttatgaagtattgtaaatcaagtatacctcagtaaaaaagaaaactttatgcACTCAATAAAGGCattgaaatatgtttttttaaaaagtgtaaagaaATATAGAAGTAACACCAAAGCAAAATTGATGGTGgcaatctaaaattattttcactctCTAAAATGCTGTATATTTACAATACATTTTGATGTGAAATTATAAAATCACAATTAAAAAGCCCTGTGTGTGGCAGGAAGTTTTCAGGCTTTCATGAAGCACTTGGCCTCCAGTAGGCAGTAGAGGGCGCTCTCCAGAGTGTGGGAAAGGGAGGCAGGCTGGCTTAGGACTACAAGTCAGAAGTAGATCACTCCGCCTTGGGGCGATCCTGGTTTAATGGCTGATTCCTTGTCCCTGCAGAGATGTGAAGACAGGGAGCAAAACTTCTGAGGTGGCCTCTCCCGTCTTGCAGCtgggcctcctcctcccccaatcTGATCGCACGCCTTCCCTTCAAAGACAGAACTGGCTGCAggacccccagccctccccccgcccctctgAGCCACAGGTTTCTCGCCTGCAGTGGGCACCCATGATGTCTGCCCACGGGATTTTGGAGAGAATTTAAGTAAAATCAAGACAGCAAAGGGCCTGCTAGAGAATGGGCTGGCAATAACTGTTAGAGGTAATAAAGCTAGAATCTAGTTCAGAGTTGACACGAATATTGATAAGTTACCACTTACTGAGTACCAATTAGATGTCACCTTCCTTCCTAGACATTTTCATAAATAGTATCTCAGTTGAGCTGTCCACCCGTTCTGAAAAGGAGGTTTCATTGCCCCCATTTTGCATCTGAGGAAACGGAGATTAAGGGCATTTTGTCTTGAGAGTTTTCCAAGACATCACTGCTGTTACGTTCCAAAGTGAGAGAATCAAATGGGGAATGTTCTGCCTTAAAAACACATGTCTTTTTGTTCTGCTACATCACTTCCTAAGATGACCTTCTTAGGCGTTAGAAGCTGGAGTCCTGAAAGACTAGCAATCACTATCGGTATTGGGTGGTCAGTAGGAGACAGTGGAATAAACTATGATGTGTCTGCATATGGAATTCCAAACAACTTCAACAGTGAGTAAGGGGGTCTCCAGACACGGAGAGAGAATACCCTCCGGGAtaagagtgaaggaaaaaaggTGCTGTTTTTGAGtgaggaaagggaaagtgaatgATGTTTGCCtatattttcagaaagaaattctggaaggataaattaaaaaaaaacaacaactaagaAATATAGTGAGTcaggtgggcagggagggaaCAGAACAAATAGGAATGAGGAGCCAAGGCTTCTCTGGCTTTATCTTGATATGCATTTGTCCTGGATGTGTGTCAGTGTTTGACATGTTtgtaaaaactaaatttaaaaaaaagtcctgaaATTAAAACCAAGCTAAAATCCAGCTGTATATCAAGTTGAGGACTAAACTTATCAAGAAAATAATTGCTCCAAATGACTGCATAATATAGTATACTGACTCTATGCCCTCAGTGGAATGTATTCTAAGGACACAGAGAGCTGCAGAGAAATGATACAGTCAAAATTCAGTAGTCTGTTACTCATCATATTGCTGTTATTTTGGGACCACTGGATTGATATTGTAGGATAATGCaaatatataattacatgttGCTAGGAACCAAGGCTTTGATATAAGAAGAAAGAGTAATTAATATCcaatcaaagaaaagaaatggacagCAATTGGCTACAGGCAGTGGTCCAGTGAAGCAGTTAGGGGCTGGGTGAATCAGCCAGGTAAAGAGCTATCAACAGTGTCCAGTGTATCCCTACAGTTAGTAAGCAGAAGGCGTTGACCTTGAATTAGTATTGGCATCagtttcctccctccttccctccctccttttgcttcctttctttctctctccctccttcccttccttcatttcttctccttttattgaggtttaattgacatataacattgtatcaGTTTCAAGTGTTCAACATAAtgattaaatatttgtaaatactgCAGAATAAGCACCACTGTAAGTCAACATCCATCACTCTGCatagttacacatttttttcttgtgatgaagaattttaagacctactctcttagcaactttcaagtatccacctcagtattattaactgtagtcactgtgctgtacattacaccCCCAGGACATgctcattttataactggaaactCGTACCTTTTGGTCCCCTTGACCCATTTCTCTTAccccttctctgcctctgggaACGATTCCAGCATCCGGTTAGTTTCTTCTGGCTTCTTGTAGGTGGCAGctttgatgatggtgatggtgatgacatGAAGGAAGGTCTGACGAGTACCAGGCCCAGGCCAGATGCCATCCCCTGCCGGCTGGCTGCGAGCCAGGGATGGCCCGGGCCCCCAGATGGGGTGGCCTCATTGCAGGGCAGGTGGGAAGCGTTCGCTGAGCTCCTCCTGActgtctctctcttccccagCACAAGCGCTGTATCCCGGCCTCCCTGGATGCTTACTACTCATCCCAGGATCCCAGCTCCAGAAGCCGCTTCTACACGGTCATCAGCCACTACAGCGTGGCCAAGCAGAGCACCGCCCGGGCCATCGGGCCGTGGCTGTCAGCAGCTGCCGTCATCCACGAGCCCAAGCCGCCCAAGACCCAGGGCCATTAGAGGCCCCCGCCCAGCCAgcatggggagtggggaggggaaccCCGCTGGCTAAGCCGAGCTCCAGTTACAAGACAACACTGTACTCCTGGGatatgggggcgggggtggggccggggtgggtggggggagctcACCGAAAATCTCGTGCACTGGAGTTGTCTGAATCAGtatttctttttgtcctttgGTATCGTTGATTCGTCCCCGAGTCAGGCCCATGTACAAAGGCATGTTTCGTGTTGACTGTTCCCATATAAGATATTTTCAAAGCCACTGCTTATTATTTGTTAGGAAAACTTAAAaacaggaaaggagagaaagaaaacgaACATGGAAGTCGTAGACTGGCTGCATCTGGAGTGTGTTGAAGGGTGGTGAAGAGCATAGACGTCCCGGGCGGCTCAGACTGGGGGAGATGGCTGCTTCAGGGTGGGCTTCGGAAGGTGCAGAATGCGAGTGAGGCAGGCGGTCTGCTCGCTTGGCCTCTGGCCTGCAGAGGAGGAACACTGAAAGTTAGGAACTGTCAAGTTAGGAAGAAGACTGAGTTTGGCATTTGTAAGGCCGGGTCGCCCACAACCCAGAGAGAAAAGCCTCAACCATGTGTGTTTTGCAAAGTGAGGATAAATTTGTCTGTATGGGCATCGGCACGGGGCTTGGGCTGCGGATGGGGATGCAGAGGATAGAGGCGAACACTGAACAGCGGGCAGgctttctttgcctttctcttgcGTTTCTAGCCCTACACTGGATGCTTTCCACGGTTAGGAGATGGCAGGggtagaaagaggaggaaggagggactgCAGGATGAAGAAGGCAGGACGGGCAGGTGACGTTTGGCCAAGCTGTAAGCCCCGCACCCAAGTTTAAcgtttttgttggtttgttgttTCCCGAAATGATAATGACCAGGAAGAACATGAAGGGTCGTGACCAGGTGACAGCCAGGGAGGTTTTTGATTGGGTCTCAGCAATGCTAAGtcattttttctaagggaaaCTGAGAACCGTGGCCGTCTCGTGCACACTTCACTGTGTTGACAGGAGCACAGGCCAAACTTTCCCATCTGCTTCTAGGAGCTTCTGACCAGGAGGCGACAGCTGGCATGGCCCAGGCCACACATTGCCTTGCACCCACATGAGGCACTCCCACACAGCTCTGCCACTAATGTTTTGGGGAGATCCCTTCTGTGTGGTGTTTGCTGTGGGCCCAGCAGAGCCAGAACTGGCTGGGAGAGTTGGCTATTTGAGATGTGATTCTGTTTTCCCATGAAGCTTGAACAGGGCATTTAAAGGGCATTTTTTCAGTGGCTTGCTATGATGCTGAAATCATCCTACACAACAGCTGGGTAATAAGACTAGCATAGCTCAAACTATTCTGCTAAAAGCTATCATTTGacttttcctctccccacccccaccctccagtcACCTCGAGTCACCTGTAAATGCATTTGTCATCTAAAGTGGAATAACAAATTGTCCCTAGCGAAACTGCTGAGCGCTTTATAATTTTGTGGTGTATTTTTGTCAGTAGGTAGCAGAGGCTGAAGTATTTTTTGGTGTAATTCTTGAACTTTTCTGACAGGAAACAAATAAAGATAGATGTGTCTGAGAGTCTTGACCttcctttgcatttttcttcatcttctgctCAGTGAGCCTGGTGGGGAAGATGCAGGGGGCAGGGTGTCCTGTTAGGCTGGGGCTGGAACTGATATGGGGGGACCTCCATCCTCCCCCTGTGGGGCCTGAAATGATGCTGAGGTCAGAGGCAAGGACCAAGAGATGCAGCTGGCTCTTGTCTTGCAGCCCAACATCCTTCATCCTGTGAGCATCTGCTGAGCAGCTGCAGAGGGCCAGGCTGTGCTGGGTATGGGGCACCCCGCCCCAGATGACACGTATTCACCCCCTGAAGTCTGGAGGTAGAGTAGGATGTGGAAACAGACATTGGCATTTGAAGAGTCTGAGATTGCCATCTGGCAGTTAGCCAACAGATTGAGAAGGATGCTGATGACGAAAAGGGATGAGTGGACCCTTTTCATAATGAGCCCACTTAAAGCTTATTATAACCTCAGCAGGTAGAGATTACTGGTCCCCATCTGACAGATTAagacactgaggctcaggagGATGGAGAGATGCCTGGGGCTCTAGCAGATGAGCTGAGATGCAAACTCAGGTGTGTGTGACTACTTTATCCCCCTTGACTGCTTTTATAAGACCCAGAGCAACACTGTCAAGGTTCATGCCTCAGGAAGTCAAGTCACACTTATAAAAGCAAACTAGCTTATTCTTTACCCGAATTAGCATCAGCAGTGAGTGTCAAGGATAGCAAACATTTAACAGCCCCTTGCTACATGCCACATACCATTAGAACTGCCCCGCAGCtcaaatgggaaagaatctgcctgcgatgcaggagaactgggtttgatacctgggttcagtccctgggtcgggaagatcccttggagaagggcatggcaacccactccgttcttgcctggagaatcccatggacagaggagcctggcgggctgcagcccaggtGGTCACAAGGAGtgggacccgactgagtgactgacactgcTGCTGCCCCGTGCCAAGCAGGAAGTGCTTTGGGAGTCTTGGTTCCTGTAGCTCTTCCTCCAGTTTCATGAGTTGGGTACCCCCATCCTCAACACCACTGTCTTCATATGATCATCACCCCCATTTTGAGATGAAGGAGTGGAAGCTCAGAGCAGTGCATCATCTACAGAGGAGGCCTGTCGTTAGGAAGCAGCCGATTCCAACCCACACATTGAATACCAGTGTCTCAACAATGGTGCCATTCTACCAGCCCATCTCTGCACTTTGCTTGGGAGTTTCTAGTGTGTGTTCACAACTCTTCTCAGACTCAGATGGCAGGCCGTTGAGGGAGAGGCCAGGAGTGACTGGGGACAGAGATGAAGGCTGAGGCTCCAGGCTCAGTGCTGCCCCTGGGTGGTGGCCGTGCAGGCATGGCTggggggatggaggagggggtCACCTGACGCCTGCCCTTCGGGGCCTCACAGACTGCTGAGCACGAATGGGCCTTAGACAGCCCCACCTGCAACCGCAAGACCTGAGAGTGCGGTTTCAGGGCCCAGTGAGCTGGGCAGGCAGGGCTCTGGGCTGGCCTCCCACTTGCAGAGGCAGCCTCATCCATACGGCCAGTGTGTAAACACCCACTATTTTTCTCAATTACACAGAGTCAGCTAAAGACTTAATGAACACATGTTCAAACATTCTGTCATAAATGGATTTGCCACTCCATTGCCTCAAAAAAATAAACCGAAGCTATCTTTTCTCTGGAATGAGCAGGCTCTGTGAGTGTGTGGCTGAAGGAAGCGCGCACGTCAGGGACAGGAGGCATGGCAGAAATTTCTGGTTTGAGGAGAGGCCTGGGGCCATGTGCTATTCCTGGCAGAGTCAGAATTTTCTCATCAGGAAAAACAGGAGGATGCTTAACTCCTCCTACAAATGCCCAAAGAGTGGGAGATTAGTTCTAGGAGAGTTTAATCATGTGGGGTTTGGTTGGGGGAAGCTGCTCTGGGTTTTGGAGGGTGGGGTCTCGCAGGGCTCTGCTGGCTGACAAAGGGTTAAGCCTGGAAATGGTAAAGATAGCTCTTTGGTTCATAGAACAAGCTCTGTTTGGGGATTTTGCACTTTTGAATCTGCTCACCAGCAGTGGGGACCTCTCTCAAGACGCTCACAGTCTGTGGGAAGGGCAGGCACTCATCCCACGTGTGCACAGGTGGGAGCTGGCGCAGAAGTTCTCAGGAGGGGAGAGCGTGGCAGTGGGATGCCAGCAGGGGCTCTCGGAGGAGCTCGACTTCGACCTCAGCCTTGATCCATTACGTTTTGACAGGGAGAAATCAGAAGGTGCAGAGAAGACACCCCGGACTCATCCCACAGGCCCTGGGAACTGCGTCATTAAGGTGCTAAGGGAGACGGCCCAGGGCCGGGAGGTCTCCCCGCCGCCAGCGCCAGACCCCAAGGTTAAACAGGCACAGGAAGCTGTTCCACTGCCCTGGGGCTCGTGGTTCAGGCCGGGGGCCAGGGAGGGAGATAAATGATGATACAGTTGCTGCACTTTGGGGAGAGGCAGGGATGGTGCCTGGGGTGATCCCAGCCATCAGTCAGGTCTGAAGATATGAGGGAAAGGTACATTTTTCTGGCAAATTGAAAGACCACTTGTCGGAACTGCTGTCAATCACTTTATTTCCACCCCCTCACCCCTACAATGTGCTCTAATCCCAGGGGGTCTCttctggaggaagaggaagaaattctCAATCACTTTCTCAACAAGTACACAACACAGTCTCTTTAGAAAAACAACATGCCCAAACCGTTGAGGGAAAAGGGTTGGTTTCCATGGCAACATCAATGCCAGGAGAGGCAGTCTGGCACGGCGGGGTGTTCATCTGACTCTGCTCTTTTGTCAGAAATGATGTGTTTCAGAGAACCCAGCCCCAGAGATCACGAGTCCAAGTTGCCTGGAGAGATGGCCACGGCCCTCTCGGACACCCTGCTCCTTCTCGTCTCCTCTCTTTCCGGATCTGTCCTTGTCtttgtctctgcctctctgtctccttcaAGGGGGCGGTCTGGAGGTGTGGACTGGTGCTGTAATTTATGCTTCAATTTGAGGTTGCTGGTGAGCACTGTGCTGGGTTTGGGTCCGGTGTGGGGTTGGGTGTGTGGTAGAGAGCAAGACAGCTCAGAAGGAGCTCAGAAGAAACATGGCATTCAAATTCTGCTCCTCTTGGCTCTGGGGCCTTGGTTGgttcccttcttctctctctaagctgcagtttccccatctctaaaacAGTGATAATAATTTTTATCTGCCTCTTTTTgcaaaaaaagcaatgaaataatatataaagttCTACCtatagcaggcactcaataagTTGTAGCTGCTGTATCTTGAGTCTCTctcagactcagtttcctcacttgtaaattGGAGTTACTCATAAACAACCCCTCCCCCTCAGAGGGTTGCTGTGTCTTGAGACAAGGCAGTGGCTGTGAAGTGCTCATAGCAAAAGTCAGTTACCTCCCACCCGCCCTCATTTACTAGAGGAGTCTCATTGCTTCTCACTGTCCTTTTCGTGGACAGTTAGGAAATGATGGATGTATCGCAGTCCATGTATGCACAGacacctctctctctttctctctctccatattgCTATCTATCTACCTTctattatctatcatctatctctcTATCAAAATCAGATATACATTTATACCTCTGATTTCAATGCAAAACCAAAGGGTGTATTCTACCATCCTCTCTCTGCTTGATTGTAGCTTCTTTTTCTGATAGTGAGAAAGATGACTCTGTTATTTACAacatatttacttactttttcatCTCTTGTATACATATAAAGTCATTTCAGATATGTGACGTTTTTGACATTTAGAATTTCTGACATCACTAGAGAGATGTTTTGAGTAATTAATTTGGTATTTTAGGATATACCATCTTGCTTTGTGTTTCATTGTAAAGACgtatatgtgttagttgctcattcatgtccgactctttgcgaccccatggacagcatcctgccaggctcctctgtctatggaattctccaggcaagaatactggagtgggttgccttttccttctctaaaagTCGTAAAACCACTTACTTTCTAAATGCTAACATTTTGGACAGAATCAGTGTATTGtgttggagcaggaaatggcaacccattccggtattcttgcctggagaattccatggacagaggaatctggcgggctgcagtccatggggtcgcagagagttggacatggatGAAGGCGACTTAGCACAGTGCATTGTGTTATATTTAAGCTGAGTTTCTCAGGTCTCACCACTTACACTCAGAGTAGTGACAGGGTTTTAATAGCAATAGCACCTTAAATGTCATAGACACTTGCTCCCAACTGCTCATGGGATCTTCTGCCCCCTTGTGAAGACCCCTCTCCCCAGCCGAGGTGGACTCTCGCATGTGCTGGAGAACAGGTGTGAACCTACTGGGCTCGGTTCTCCACTGAGCTCCATGGATGTCCAGGACTTTTTAAACTGATGGACAAGGCCACTGATGCCCAGGGCCATGTATTACAGTTTCCTCGGGCTCTGCTGGTGTAAGGAGAGACGACGTCCTCTTCCCTTCGTATTTCACTCTGTTTCTGGGGCCCACCTAGGACGGCTGTGCTTCATGTGCCCTACAGAGTTTAACCGAATGGCTCATTCTTCTGCTGACAGTGCCTTTACCTCCTTCACACTCTACCTGGGACCCCAGCATGAATCCATGCAACTGCACTAAAAGGCAAGTTTGAGGAAAAGCTGTGACGCTGGGGTTGGAAGTAATTGGCCACCCACCATAACTGTTCTTATCTGCGCCTGTAGCAGACGATGACTCTATCGCATCAACTGTCTTCCTGAGCCCTGATGCAGCCATGTCATCTTCCCTTACAACAGTTCTCCACATCCCACTCTCATTCACTTTGATTCTGAGTGACAGAGATCACTGGTTCTACTGAAAACCCCAGGACTTCCTTCCATAGCCTGGAGTTGTCACCAGGATGGCCTCAATTGGTAAGGGGCTCTCTTTCCCAGACCCTCATTTCCAAGCCTGATTAGATACTAGTTTTCAGCATTTGAACGTGAATGGAAAGTGGCAGTGATGTGTGTCCCTCCTAGGATGGTGCTTGTAGGCAGGTGACACAGCTTCTCtaatctctcttccttccctctcctccctgctctgTGATGTGGTGAAGCTGAGGACTCCTGGGGGGATGATGGAGATGCAAGGTGGGAGGAGCCCGGATCCCTGAATCCCCAGGTGGACGGCCATCTGCCTACACTGGGCTATTATATGAATGAAAGAGAACTTCCAAGATTTGGGGGTCTATTTCTTACAGTAAAAAGAATTACCATGACCAGTACAGGAAATCTGTTTTCCATCTGGCACCACCCTGTATTTAGGATAGGTTGTGACAAAGGCCAGGCACTCCTGCGGGGTCAGGCTTGGGACTCCAGCTCCATCCCCAGGTGAGCTCTCTCAGGGAAGCTCCCCAGCCTCCAAGCCCTCTCATCCATCAAACTCTTTTCAGTCCACACCTCCGGACTCATTTTTTCTGTGATCTCCCCAAACTGGATAGGATTCTCTACAGCAGTCCCTGCCCTCCCACACATACCAGTTCTGCCTGTCCCAGTGTCACAGAATGACTGCAACCTATTTTTGTCATCAAATTACTTGTCAGTGGTATCCTGGATGGGTGACTGAATGGATGGGTGAAAAAAatcagctctatgccaataactTTTACATGTCTGTTTCTAGTCCAGATCTCTCTATTGAGACTCACTCCaagtatattctttctttctggtccTTGCTAACTGAATATCCTTGCGGGCACTTCAAGGTCAAAATGTCCTTTAGAGCCTTCATCATATTTCCCCCAAAGATGCTTTATGTCCCATGTCCTTTGAGTGGGGTGATGACTTCACCAGCTGCTCTGCTTTCTAGACCCAGGTGGCAGTTTTAATGTTCCCCTTTACATCAGTGAATATTGGATTGGCTGCTAAGTTCTGACCATTCCATTTTCAAAGTGGCTTGAGTCGGCCCCTTCCTTTGTCAGAATCTGAGTGTAGGTCCCTGACCTTGACATCAAATGCCCATCACAGTCTGACCCCCGGCTGCTCTCACCCGCTCATGCCTTCCATGGACCATGCCCCCCCAACCATGCACACTCAGTCCCActgaactggggcttcccagcacCCACAATCTCATATGCCCTGTGAGCTGGGGCACTATGATGGAgactgtttcacttttttttgttaTTCCTTCTTCCATTCTTCTCACCACGCCCCACTAAATTGATAATTGTCTTTGTGCTCCTTTCATGGGAGAAGGATGAGGCAGCGAGGAAAACAGAAAGTGCTCT
This genomic interval carries:
- the NSG2 gene encoding neuronal vesicle trafficking-associated protein 2, whose protein sequence is MVKLNSNPSEKGAKPPSVEDGFQTVPLITPLEVNHLQLPAPEKVIVKTRTEYQPEQKNKGKFRVPKIAEFTVTILVSLALAFLACIVFLVVYKAFTYDHSCPEGFVYKHKRCIPASLDAYYSSQDPSSRSRFYTVISHYSVAKQSTARAIGPWLSAAAVIHEPKPPKTQGH